From the genome of Chloroflexota bacterium, one region includes:
- a CDS encoding thiamine phosphate synthase, producing MHDDRRRNARSHPFVTATTPVALRLPIFCLVTDRHLLEGRSMESVVADAVEGGVTLVQLREKDLPTRSLIDLAHRLRDAVQPRAALVINGRADVAMAVDAFGVHLPADGLPTDATRDIVGADRLVGRSVHSAAEARERSREPLDYLLLGTIFPSRSHPGAGGIGLDAVRDARVCRAPVVAIGGIGADSAGQAIGAGASGVAVISAILADPRPRDAAQRIHERMAEAWARRPVTSEA from the coding sequence GTGCACGATGACCGGCGGCGGAACGCGCGCAGCCATCCCTTTGTGACGGCGACGACCCCAGTTGCCCTCCGACTCCCGATCTTTTGCCTCGTGACCGATCGGCATCTCCTGGAGGGCCGGTCTATGGAGTCCGTCGTGGCGGACGCGGTCGAGGGGGGTGTCACCCTGGTCCAGCTTCGTGAGAAAGACTTGCCGACCCGCTCCCTGATCGACCTGGCCCATCGGCTGCGCGACGCCGTGCAGCCGCGAGCCGCGCTCGTCATCAATGGTCGGGCTGACGTCGCGATGGCCGTGGACGCGTTTGGCGTGCACCTCCCCGCCGACGGTCTCCCGACGGACGCGACCCGCGACATCGTGGGCGCCGACCGACTGGTCGGCCGATCCGTCCACAGCGCCGCGGAGGCGCGGGAGCGCAGCCGCGAGCCACTGGACTACCTGCTGCTCGGCACGATCTTTCCCAGCCGCTCCCACCCGGGGGCGGGGGGGATCGGCCTCGACGCAGTGCGGGACGCGCGGGTGTGCCGCGCGCCAGTCGTCGCCATCGGCGGTATTGGGGCTGACTCGGCTGGCCAGGCGATCGGGGCCGGAGCCTCGGGCGTCGCCGTGATCTCGGCAATCCTCGCCGACCCCCGCCCGCGCGACGCCGCGCAACGGATCCACGAGCGCATGGCGGAAGCGTGGGCGCGGCGCCCCGTCACCAGCGAGGCCTAG
- the thiS gene encoding sulfur carrier protein ThiS gives MRLAVNGKPREIDGEQTILQFLAANGVNPLIVAIEHNGEIIRRERFGEVTLREGDTLEIIHVVGGG, from the coding sequence GTGCGGCTCGCGGTCAACGGCAAGCCCCGGGAGATCGACGGCGAGCAAACGATCCTGCAGTTCCTCGCAGCCAACGGCGTGAATCCACTGATCGTCGCCATCGAACACAACGGTGAGATCATCCGGCGCGAGCGATTCGGCGAGGTCACGCTTCGCGAAGGGGACACGCTGGAGATCATCCACGTCGTCGGCGGCGGCTGA
- a CDS encoding UbiD family decarboxylase: protein MLTEARIPTAASDIADLRDWLARVEAMGELRRITEPVDPIEEMSAITYMVGKRIGSPALLFENVKGYPGPWRSLFNLLGSSNNRIALTLGMEPNRPPMELIQEARQRLSRRLPPVEVDPSTAPVNEIILRGDEIDLTKFPVPKHWPLDGGGRPGEDVGRYIGTADAVLTRDPDTGIINVGTYRMMVQGPREVGLYLSPGKHARLDITRAWERGEGIDVAAAWGIDPLFMIVGAMGFPKNVSEYEFAGGIRNRPVEVTRGVTTDLLIPARAEIVMEGRIEYKATRREGPFGEFTGYYGRPEGTCPLVRVTALHMRPDPIFTNALMSDWPSCEQNGFFAIARSARIWDDLDKLGVPGIKGVYIHPAAAGGFGAVIVSIEQRYAGHAAQVAALAAQVPGGAYYTKWIIVVDDDVDPSDWDQVFWAMTTRCDPEKDIDVLRQTWSTWLDPTKNPPEERPWGSKALVNACREHKYLPIFSQRTALTRGMYERVKGRWSELGLDSLGEPPRLPIFFEDMRPPANPELTDLHQASRIATSDEPPSEAPRM, encoded by the coding sequence ATGCTCACGGAGGCACGCATCCCGACGGCCGCATCGGACATCGCCGACCTGCGGGACTGGCTCGCGCGTGTCGAAGCCATGGGCGAGCTCCGGCGCATAACCGAACCCGTCGACCCGATCGAGGAGATGAGCGCCATCACCTATATGGTCGGGAAGCGGATCGGGAGCCCGGCTCTGCTCTTCGAGAACGTCAAGGGCTATCCCGGCCCTTGGCGCTCGCTCTTCAACCTCCTCGGCTCCAGCAACAACCGCATCGCTCTGACCTTGGGGATGGAGCCCAACCGCCCGCCGATGGAGCTGATCCAGGAAGCGCGCCAACGACTGAGCCGACGCCTTCCGCCGGTTGAGGTCGACCCTTCCACGGCGCCGGTGAACGAGATCATCCTCCGGGGCGACGAGATCGACCTGACGAAGTTCCCGGTCCCGAAGCACTGGCCCCTGGATGGCGGCGGCAGGCCCGGGGAAGACGTCGGCCGCTACATCGGTACCGCGGACGCCGTGCTGACCCGCGACCCGGATACCGGCATCATCAACGTCGGCACGTACCGCATGATGGTGCAGGGGCCCCGCGAGGTCGGGCTCTACCTCTCGCCCGGCAAGCACGCGCGCCTGGACATCACGCGCGCCTGGGAGCGGGGCGAGGGCATCGACGTCGCCGCGGCCTGGGGTATCGACCCCCTCTTCATGATCGTGGGCGCCATGGGCTTTCCCAAGAACGTCTCGGAGTACGAATTCGCCGGCGGCATCCGAAATCGACCCGTCGAAGTGACGCGCGGCGTCACCACCGACCTTCTGATCCCCGCCCGCGCCGAGATCGTGATGGAGGGCCGAATCGAGTACAAAGCAACCCGCCGCGAGGGCCCGTTCGGCGAGTTCACCGGCTATTACGGGCGGCCCGAGGGCACCTGCCCGCTCGTCCGCGTCACGGCGCTCCACATGCGCCCCGACCCGATTTTCACGAACGCGCTCATGTCCGATTGGCCCTCATGCGAGCAGAACGGCTTCTTCGCCATCGCCCGATCGGCGCGCATCTGGGACGATCTGGACAAGCTCGGCGTGCCGGGCATCAAAGGAGTCTACATTCACCCCGCCGCGGCCGGCGGGTTCGGCGCCGTGATCGTCTCGATCGAGCAGCGATACGCCGGCCACGCAGCGCAAGTGGCGGCCCTGGCGGCGCAGGTGCCGGGCGGCGCCTACTACACCAAGTGGATCATCGTCGTGGACGACGACGTGGATCCGAGCGACTGGGACCAGGTGTTCTGGGCGATGACGACGCGATGCGATCCCGAGAAGGACATCGACGTCCTCCGCCAGACTTGGTCCACGTGGCTGGACCCGACAAAGAATCCGCCCGAAGAGCGGCCGTGGGGCTCAAAGGCGTTGGTCAACGCCTGCCGCGAGCACAAGTACCTACCGATTTTTAGCCAGCGCACGGCCCTGACGCGCGGGATGTACGAGCGCGTGAAAGGCCGGTGGTCAGAGCTGGGGCTCGATTCGTTGGGCGAGCCGCCACGCCTTCCCATCTTTTTCGAGGACATGCGACCGCCGGCAAACCCTGAGCTGACCGACCTGCACCAGGCGTCGCGAATCGCGACGAGTGACGAGCCACCCAGCGAGGCGCCTCGGATGTGA
- a CDS encoding thiazole synthase → MAQTAVVEDSLVIAGQPLRSRLILGTGKYRTNEEMVAAIEAAEAEVITVALRRLDLDDPSKKTILDIIDWERYRILPNTAGCQTSDEAIRVAHLARAMGLSDWIKLEVIPDQRYLLPDPIGTLDAARALVAEGFTVLPYINDDPVLAQRLQEVGCATVMPLASPIGSGQGMVNFEQIKIIIEQAAVPVVVDAGIGAPSDASLAMEIGADACLVNTAVALAENPRLMAKAIAQGVQAGRSAFLAGRIPKKAYASASSPLEGVLR, encoded by the coding sequence GTGGCACAAACGGCTGTCGTCGAAGATTCCCTCGTGATCGCGGGCCAGCCGCTGCGCTCGCGCCTGATCCTTGGGACCGGCAAGTACCGAACCAACGAAGAAATGGTGGCGGCCATCGAGGCGGCGGAGGCGGAGGTTATCACGGTGGCCCTGCGGCGCCTCGACCTCGACGACCCCTCCAAGAAAACCATACTCGACATCATCGACTGGGAACGCTACCGCATCCTTCCCAACACCGCTGGCTGCCAGACGTCCGACGAGGCGATTCGGGTGGCCCACCTGGCGCGCGCCATGGGCCTCTCCGATTGGATCAAGCTCGAAGTCATCCCGGACCAGCGGTATCTCCTTCCGGATCCCATCGGGACGTTGGACGCCGCCCGCGCGCTCGTCGCGGAAGGGTTCACGGTCCTGCCCTACATCAACGACGACCCCGTCCTCGCCCAGCGGCTGCAAGAAGTTGGCTGCGCGACGGTCATGCCCCTCGCGTCGCCCATCGGCTCCGGGCAGGGCATGGTGAACTTCGAGCAGATCAAGATCATCATCGAGCAGGCAGCCGTGCCGGTGGTGGTCGACGCCGGCATTGGGGCCCCGTCGGACGCGTCGCTTGCCATGGAGATCGGGGCCGATGCCTGCCTCGTCAACACGGCCGTTGCATTGGCGGAGAATCCGCGGCTCATGGCGAAGGCCATCGCCCAGGGCGTGCAGGCCGGCCGAAGCGCCTTCCTGGCCGGGCGCATCCCGAAGAAGGCGTACGCCTCAGCGAGCAGCCCGCTGGAAGGCGTGCTGCGGTGA